The Rana temporaria chromosome 12 unlocalized genomic scaffold, aRanTem1.1 chr12x, whole genome shotgun sequence DNA segment tatctggggtgtagaggggtcagagtgctggggggatatctgggatgtagaggggtcagagtgctggggggatatgtggggtgtagaggggtcagggtgctggggagatatctggggtgtagaggggtcagggtgctggggggacatctggggtgtagaggggtcagagttctggggggatatctggggtgtagaggggtcagggtgctggggggatatctggggtgtagaggggtcagagtgctggggggatatctggggtgtagaggggtcagggtgctggggggatatctggggtgtagaggggtcagggtgctggggagatatctggggtgtagaggggtcagggtgctggggggacatctggggtgtagaggggtcagggtgctggggggacatctggggtgtagaggggtcagggtgctggggggatatctggggtgtagaggggtcagagtgctggggtgtagaggggtcagggtgctggggggatatctggggtgtagaggggtcagggtgctggggggatatctggggtgtagaggggtcagagtgctggggggatatgtggggtgtagaggggtcagggtgctggggggatatctggggtgtagaggggtcagagtgctggggggatatctggggtgtagaggggtcagagtgctggggggatatgtggggtgtagaggggtcagagtgctggggggatatctggggtgtagaggggtcagagtgctggggggatatgtggggtgtagaggggtcagagtgctggggggatatgtggggtgtagaggggtcagagtgctggggggatatgtggggtgtagaggggtcagagtgctggggggatatgtggggtgtagaggggtcagagtgctggggggatatctggggtgtagaggggtcagagttctggggggatatctagggggtgtagaggggtcagagttctggggggatatctgggatgtagaggggtcagagtgctgggggatatctggggtgtagaggggtcagagtgctgggggatatctggggtgtagaggggtcagagtgctggggggatatctgggatgtagaggggtcagagtgctggggggatatctggggtgtagaggggtcagagtgttggggggatatctggggtgtagaggggtcagagtgctggggggatatctggggtgtagaggggtcagagtgctggggggatatctggggtgtagaggggtcagagtgctggggggatatctggggtgtagaggggtcagagtgctggggggatatctggggtgtagaggggtcagagtgctgggggggatatctgggatgtagaggggtcagagtgctggggggatatctggggtgtagagaggtcagagtgctggggggatatctggggtgtagaggggtcagagtgctgggggggatatctggggtgtagaggggtcagagtgctggggggatatctggggtgtagagaggtcagagtgctggggggatatctggggtgtagaggggtcagagtgctggggggatatctggggtgtagaggggtcagagtgctgggggggatatctggggtgtagaggggtcagggtgctggggggggggatatatggggtgtagtGGGACCATGGTGCTGGGGGGGCATCATTCTAGCAGAGATATCATATACACAGGACAGGTTGTTATGTATGGAGTATTTTCTTTGCTCATGGAGTTGATGTGAAGCTCCGGCTTGTCTGCCTTCTACTTGATGTGTTTTCCTGCGCCgtgtccattgtaggggccccagagcattactttgcccaggggccctattTCTGTCCTAGTCATGGCTGCACTTTCCTACGTGTGAATgttgctctcccctccccctccctctattgATTTTCTGGGTGGCTCCGCCTCTGACAAGGAAACGAAACTCTCCGGCAGTATATAAGGGGAGCGTGGGCATTACTCTGTGGAGTGCCGAGGGACATCGAGCAATAGAGGGGAACACGACGTCTCCTCTCCGGAGCCCTCCCCGTTCAGGTGCCCTCCCCGTTCAGGTGCCCTCCCCATTCAGGTGCCCTCCCCGTTCAGGTGCCCTCCCCGTACAGCTGCCCTCACCGCACAGGTGCCCTCCCCGTTCAGCTGCCCTCACCGCACACTTGCCCTCCCGTTTAGGTGCCCTCACCGCACACTTGCCCTCCCGTTTAGGTGCCCTCCCTGTACAGCTGCCCTCCCCGTTCAGGTGCCCTCCCTGTACAGCTACCCTCCCCGTTCAGGTGCCCTCCCCGCACAGTTGCCCTCCCTGTACAGCTGCCCTCCCCGCACAGTTGCCCTCCCCGCACAGTTGCCCTCCCTGCACAGTTGCCCTCCCCGTTCAGTTGCCCTCCCCGTTCAGTTGCCCTCCCCGCACAGTTGCCCTCCCCGCACAGTTGCCCTCCCCGCACAGTTGCCCTCCCCGCACAGTTGCCCTCCCCGCACAGTTGCCCTCCCCGCACAGTTGCCCTCACCCCCGTACAGCTGCCCTCCCCGCACAGTTGCCCTCCCCGTACAGTTGCCCTCCCCGTACAGTTGCCCTCCCCGCACAGTTGCCCTCCCCGCACAGTTGCCCTCCCCGTACAGTTGCCCTCCCCGCACAGTTGCCCCCCTCGCCATGGCTCAGGCTCTGGATGAGATGGTGGAGGAGCTGACCTGCTCCATCTGTCTGAGTCTCTTCTCCACCCCGGTCACCATCCCCTGCGGTCACAATTTCTGCTCCCAGTGCCTGGAGCTCTGCTGGAAGGATTCTTCTTATACTTGCCCCCAGTGCAGGTTCCCTTTCACCAGCAAGCCCGAGCTGAAGAAGAACACCCTGCTGAGTAACCTGGTGGGCATGACCCAGGCCGCCCAGTTGGAAGTGGGCACCATTGACCAGGGCCAGCCGGAGGTGAAAAGCGATGAAGAGcccgaggaagaggaggaagaggaggagagggtccGGGAGGACACTGTGCTGTGTGACAGTTGTATGAAGAACCCCGCTGCCAAGACCTGCCTCACCTGCATGGCTTCCTTCTGCCAGGACCATCTCCTCCCCCACCTGGAGAGCCCGGCCTTCAGTGACCACCAACTCAGCGAGCCCCTTGGGGACCTGCAGCAGAGGAAATGCCCAGACCACAATAAGCTCATGGACCACTACTGCTGGGAACACGGCCGCTGCatctgctgctactgtgccctaaACCACAAGAAGTGCCAGACCTACACCCTGGAGGAGggcaagaagaagaaggaggtgaGCCCATCACTGTGTGTCATGTTGTGTATGTCGGGTATGGTGCCAGGTGTACACCCTGGAGGGGGGCAAGAAGAAGGAGGTGAGCCCATCACTGTGTGTCATGTTGTGTATGTCGGGTATGGTGCCAGGTGTACACCCTGGAGGGGggcaagaagaagaaggaggtgaGCCCATCACTGTGTGTCATGTTGTGTATGTCGGGTACGGTGCCAGGTGTACACCCTGGAGAGGGGCAAGAAGAAGGAGGTGAGCCCATCACTGTGTGTCATGTTGTGTATGTCGGGTATGGTGCCAGGTGTACACCCTGGAGGAGGGCAAGAAGAAGGAGGTGAGCCCATCACTGTGTGTATGTCGGGTATGGTGCCAGGTGTACACCCTGGAGGGGggcaagaagaagaaggaggtgaGCCCATCACTGTGTGTCATGTTGTGTATGTCGGGTATGGTGCCAGGTGTACACCCTGGAGGAGGGCAAGAAGAAGGAGGTGAGCCCATCACTGTGTGTATGTCGGGTATGGTGCCAGGTGTACACCCCGGAGGGGggcaagaagaagaaggaggtgaGCCCATCACTGTGTGTCATGTTGTGTATGTCGGGTATGGTGCCAGGTGTACACCCCGGAGGAGggcaagaagaagaaggaggtgaGCCCATCACTGTGTGTCATGTTGTGTATGTCGGGTATGGTGCCAGGTGTACACCCTGGAGGAGGGCAAGAAGAAGGAGGTGAGCCCATCACTGTGTGTATGTCGGGTATGGTGCCAGGTGTACACCCTGGAGGGGGGCAAGAAGAAGGAGGTGAGCCCATCACTGTGTGTCATGTTGTGTATGTCGGGTATGGTGCCAGGTGTACACCCTGGAGGGGGGCAAGAAGAAGGAGGTGAGCCCATCACTGTGTGTCATGTTGTGTATGTCGGGTATGGTGCCAGGTGTACACCCCGGAGGGGGCAAGTAGAGGGAAGATATGGATCTATCCCTGTATATCGGGTACGGTGCCAGGTGTACACCCTGGAGAGGGGCAATTAAAGGGAAGATATGGACCTATCCCTGTATGTCGGGTACGGTGCCAGGTGTACACCCCGAAGGGGGCAAGTAGAGGGAAGATATGGATCTATCCCTGTATATCGGGTACGGTGCCAGGTGTACACCCTGGAGAGGGGCAATTAAAGGGAAGATATGGACCTATCCCTGTATGTCGGGTACGGTGCCAGGTGTACACCCCGAAGGGGGCAAGTAGAGGGAAGATATGGATCTATCCCTGTATATCGGGTACGGTGCCAGGTGTACACCCTGGAGAGGGGCAATTAAAGGGAAGATATGGACCTATCCCTGTATGTGACCAGCCAGGTGTACATCCCGGAGGGggcaagaagagggaagaagggccgccatcaggggggtacagccgaTACAACAGTAAGGGGCCCGCCTGGGCCCAAAGAATGCAGGACAGGTGAAGGGGAGCCGTGTTGTACACTATAGAAATGAGTTTGCAGCTTCTGTTGCTCTCTGTCTCATTGAGCTCAGACAtcaagctctttactgccacctcatgtatacaggtgtgaggggggctgacatatatacaggtgtgtagggggtggctgatatatatatacaggtgtgtaggggggggtgacatatatacaggtgtgtagggggggtgacatatatacaggtgtgtgtggggctgacatatatacaggtgtgaggggggctgacatatatacaggtgtgaggggggctgacatatatacaggtgtgtaggggggctgacctatatacaggtgtgtaggggggggctgacatatacaggtgtgtaggggggctgacatatatacaggtgtgtagggggggctgacctatatacaggtgtgtagggggggggctgacatatacaggtgtgtaggggggctgacatatgtacaggtgtgaggggggctgacctatatacaggtgtgtagggggggctgacatatatacaggtgtgaggggtgctgacatatatacaggtgtgaggggggctgacatatatacaggtgtgaggggggggctgacatatatacaggtgtgtaggggggctgacctatatacaggtgtgtagggtggggctgacatatacaggtgtgagggggggctgacatatatacaggtgtgaggggtgctgacatatacaggtgtgaggggggcctgacatatatacaggtgtgtagggggggctgacatatatacaggtgtgtagggggggctgacatatatacaggtgtgtagggggggctgacatatatacaggtgtgtagggggggctgacatatatacaggtgtgtagggggggctgacatatatacaggtgtgaggggggctgacctatatacaggtgtgtaggggggggctgacatatacaggtgtgaggggggcctgacatatatacaggtgtgtagggggggctgacatatatacaggtgtgaggggtgctgacatatacaggtgtgaggggggcctgacatatatacaggtgtgtagggggcctgacatatatacaggtgtgaggggggggctgacatatatacaggtgtgtagggggcctgacatatatacaggtgtgaggggggctgacatatacaggtgtgtaggggggctgacatatatacaggtgtgaggggggggcctgacatatatacaggtgtgaggggggggctgacatatatacaggtgtgtaggggggctgacctatatacaggtgtgaggggggctgacatatatacaggtgtgtaggggggctgacctatatacaggtgtgaggggggctgacctatatacaggtgtgaggggggggctgacatatatacaggtgtgtaggggggctgacctatatacaggtgtgagggggggctgacatatacaggtgtgtaggggggctgacatatatacaggtgtgtaggggggggtgacatatatacaggtgtgtagggggggctgacatatatacaggtgtgtagggggggctgacatatatacaggtgtgaggggggctgacctatatacaggtgtgtaggggggggctgacatatacaggtgtgaggggggcctgacatatatacaggtgtgtagggggggctgacatatatacaggtgtgaggggtgctgacatatatacaggtgtgtagggggcctgacatatatacaggtgtgagggggggggctgacatatatacaggtgtgtagggggcctgacatatatacaggtgtgaggggggctgacatatacaggtgtgtaggggggctgacatatatacaggtgtgaggggggggcctgacatatatacaggtgtgaggggggggctgacatatatacaggtgtgtaggggggctgacctatatacaggtgtgaggggggctgacatatatacaggtgtgtaggggggctgacctatatacaggtgtgaggggggctgacctatatacaggtgtgaggggggggctgacatatatacaggtgtgtaggggggctgacctatatacaggtgtgagggg contains these protein-coding regions:
- the LOC120921983 gene encoding E3 ubiquitin/ISG15 ligase TRIM25-like (The sequence of the model RefSeq protein was modified relative to this genomic sequence to represent the inferred CDS: added 242 bases not found in genome assembly) encodes the protein MAQALDEMVEELTCSICLSLFSTPVTIPCGHNFCSQCLELCWKDSSYTCPQCRFPFTSKPELKKNTLLSNLVGMTQAAQLEVGTIDQGQPEVKSDEEPEEEEEEEERVREDTVLCDSCMKNPAAKTCLTCMASFCQDHLLPHLESPAFSDHQLSEPLGDLQQRKCPDHNKLMDHYCWEHGRCICCYCALNHKKCQTYTLEEGKKKKELFYTDLLRTLNQKMEKTNNIAEDVNYEHRKVTVSRPLEDVRSTRDPLCVLPSDVFPRSGFTPDMLLGPLPGLSSKVTPSM